The Haematobia irritans isolate KBUSLIRL chromosome 1, ASM5000362v1, whole genome shotgun sequence DNA segment TACATAATTTGGCGAGAAGCTTAGTGGTAAGATGTGAGAAAATTGTAAATTCATTCTCATCGAGAAATAGCAGAATTAAGTCGTATTCAAAACGAAAGCGCTGAGTTTTGTTTCAGAAGGATAAAACAAaagcattattaaacaagtaagtaaagtctaaagtcgggcggagccgactatattatacccttcaccactatgtagacaaacatttggtgttactatctcaactacttcaaatttgctgggagctatataaaggtttgcatttccatataaaatacttttattggagacaattttttgtacttttacaaaaactctagaattaaaatttacatcGGCTAATGCCATGGGAtgaaacataatgttagtaaaaaaatatgggaaatattaagcgagagaaattttaatgcaattgtacaaaagagcatttatgatttatcaggcgatacatatgtattcgagatataggacaattttagtaatatttatcatttttgctactcatcagtggcgattttacaaggatattggttagatatagccaaaatatgtggtctggtgtacgtatatatgggagctatatataatcggagccgattttgactaaatttgacatgcatagttagaataataattctgcaatctctgaaaaatttcacgtaaatgggagaatatgtaataataatttgaagcaagtcagggcaaaacactggcttttgaggccatataagtccaaatcggacgaaagatatatatgggagctatatctaaatttgaaccgattttaaccaaatttggaacacatAACGACGccgttaaacgtacctctcgtgcaaaatttgaagcaagtcagggcaaaactctggcttttgaggccatataaaagtgcaaatcggacgaaagatatatatgggagctatatctaaatttgaaccgattttaaccaaatttggcacacataacgacgcCGTTAaacgtgcaaaattttaagcaagtcaggccaaaactctggcttttgagaccatataagtgcaaatcggacgaaagatatatatgggagctatatctaaatctgaaccgatttcaatcaaatttatgtcaattttactctgtacaaaatttcacgaaaatcactttggcctctgttgccatatgagtccaaatcggacgaaagatatatatatgggagctatatctaaatctgaaccgatttggctgatattttgcaagtttgtcGAGACttacaaaatattcggatgtacggaatttgaagaacatcggttgataaacacgccaattatgaccaggggccaaatcaccgcagtcgaaatcgagtacttcgtcgtcgtaatgtagtttacgcgaatctccgcagtcgttatcgaattgtttctactcgataggtagcatgctatcgaaaacgaagaatgtagtgatttttgagcagaaaaaatgtaaacaaaaagaaacaagtagttGGTGAAAATTgaagtattatttatatattttggcaaaatacatttaagaaaatatattacttgcatttagggaaacggaacaaagaaaggaatgctcagtagccgcttcaaaaaagtcattttttcaagaacatatttaaaagcttcttttgacagATGAAAGcgtcttttaaatctatggatgttaaaaacacaattaaaggttgatacggtcaaaatttggtcaatataaacttgacatatttctttcaattttgcatttaaaaaacctgaacacccctcattttgaaggtgtgtgtgtagaatgttgctcctattttgattttggaattcactcttcagttgtcaaaatgtcctccaagcaagaagagcagcgtatcaaaattttgctcgcgcatcgcgaaaatccgagctactcgcacgcaaagctggcaaaatcgctaaaagttgccaaatctaccgttacaaatgtaattaaagtgtttggggaacgtttgtcgacagccaggaagtctggatcggggggaaatcgaaaaccggaagccgctgagacgacaaagagatttgccggtagtttcaagcgaaaccctaacctctctctgcgagatgccgcaaataagctgggtgtatcgtctacaaccgtgcatcgaaccaaaaaacgagccggactatcgacttacaagaaggtagtgactccaaatcgcgatgataaacaaaatacgacggccaaagcgcgatcccggaggctgtacacgacgatgctgacgaagtttgactgcgtggtaatggactacgaaatctacgtcaaagccgactacaagcagcttccgggacaggagttttatacggcaaaaggaggtagcagatattttcaagcacataaaactgccaAAGATCGCAAAGAaacatctggtttggcaagccatctgtacatgtggcttgaaaagcagcattttcatagcttacgggactgtcaaccaagaaatttacgtgaaagagggtttgaataaacgtctgctgcctttcctgaagaaacacggttgttccgtactgttttgccggatttggcatcttgccattacggtaaaaaggccatggagtggtacgccgccaacaacgtgcaggtggtgcccaaggacaagaaccctcccaacacgccagagctctgtccaattgaaaaatactgggctattgtcaagcggaacctaaagaagaccaaaaaaaactgctaaggacgagcagcagttcaaggcaaactggttttctgcggcgaagaaggtggacaagtggctgtacaaaatctgatggcaggtgtcaagcgtgaggcccggcaattcggatttggaaaagcgaaagcctaactgaatatttttccagaattttatacaaattgaacttgaaaaagaaatttaatttgattttttaaataaacgatttcaccgatttacacgcgttttcccttgaccaaattttgaccgtatcaccctttagttaaaaGCACTCACTTCAAACTAGAATCACTTACAGGCAATGCTAAACGACTGATTTTGtctcgaatatttttccttattaatgccactttgtactcatcctctgaatccgaagacgaggaaaacaaaaacacatggattcataataatttttacacatatacatattttgatcacaaaaagttattttgaaattatgttctgcttccaatttcttattaccatatgtttacagcaatgtaaacaaaaagtagtagacaaaataaattacgatcgaatgcggtgatccaaaattttacagcgatcgaaatatttctcgatacgaaacagaactcgatgacgaatgcggtgatttggccccagatcggggataaatatacatgacagctatatccaaatctgaaccgatttttttccaaaatcaatagcgattgtctttgttccaaaaaaaaaaacgaccctaggccaaatttgaggacgatcggacttaaactgcgacctgtactttgcgcacataaatacatgaacagacaaacggacagacagacagacatcgttaaatcgactcagaatttaattctaagacgatcggtatactaaacgatgggtctcagacttttccttattggcgttacatacaaatgtacaaacttattatatcctgtaccacagtagtggtgaagggtataaatataaagtATCGCTAGGACTCATGAAGTTCTATTACTGTAGCAACCAATTCCTAAGACGGATACCAAGCCTTGCCGCCTTATCCctttctaggaaataaaatacaaaattaaacaaatataaatttaaaataaagtttaaggtGAAACCCTCTATGTGGATCTAGAGGATTTCTTCCATTCAGGGCATTGACTTTGCTTGAGTGCTTATATTTTTACAGGTATTCCAACTCAAAATTACAGATTTTGTCCTCAGTTTTGCACGCTACTGTATATACTCTCATGGTATCGTAGATAATTTAAAATCATTgacttacttgaaatttttatttaaatttatgcaaTTCTTACTTTGAACGACACAAAGCCACAATTtactatggaatattttttctcCTTTTCTAGGTCAAAGTATACATTTATGGTTATTAAGAAAATGCAAATGGTTTTTTCTTGGTGTGGGCagcaaaaatttcaaagaaaagaaATCACTATCGTGTAGAGAAATCCACCACTACTTCTTTAGGTTATTGCAGTTTCAAACGCATTTTTCCATTACTCTTGTTCCATAACTCCATAAGGGGGCGTTTTGTCCCCTTTTTGCTAATGATGAATAgcctaaataattttgttccaagaagAGTTTAGCAGCCATCTAACTTGTTTAGATTGTCCAACAAGTAAAACGTTCCATTAAGCATACATGTGCTAAATAATGGTTATTCAACATGCAATTGCTACGTGATAGCGTGGTGTCAAATTGGGCGATGGTGGTGAAATAATAACAAACCAAccgaaaaaaaagaattaaaattaaatatacaagTTTTAAACAGGAAAACCGCATGCCTTAAACAAAATGAACACGATATGTAGTGGTACACGacaggacaattttattaaaattaaaaatattaagaacGTGAAACGTTAATATCTCTTATGGCTCATTCACATTAGATTCGAAATCTACAAAAAGTGGATTCGAAATCTCTTACATAAAAtgtgatgcaaacatatatatatttcttaaatttatttaagcaaatTAAAGAATTTAATTGGCCGATTTAgcgaattacatttttttacgaatgttgtttcattaatttttcatattcattTTTAGGACCCAACAGTTACGGATCAACTGCAATATTGTAAAGTATGTGAAGGTTATAAAGCTCCTCGATCTCATCATTGTAGAAAatgtaagtatttttttctttataagcgTAGGCTTTTTTATTTCGGGATTGGGAAAgcctagtgttgcaatctgctAACTGACAGCTATATCGCAATTGtgtaactaaactacaagaataacttaaccaacagagagaagatgttgtcaaaattttatttctataacaaattttgtcaacactttttgtttctatagaaaattttctcagaattttatttctatagaaaattttgtcaacattttatttctatataaaattttctcaaaattttatttctatagataattttctcaaaattttatttctatagaaaattttgtcaaaattttatttctatagaaaattttgtcaaaattttatttgtatagaatttctatagaaaattttgtcaaaattttattggtatagaaaattttgtcagaaatgtatttctatagaaaattttgtcaaaattttatttctatacaaccttttattggtatagaaaattttgtcaacattttatttctatagaaaattttgtcaaaattttatttctatagaaagttttgtcaaaattttatttctatagaaaattttgtcataattttatttctatagaaaatgttgtcataattttatttctatagaaaattttgtcaaaattttatttctatagaaaattttgtcaaaattttatttctatagaaaattttctcaaaattttacttctatagaaaaatttcttaaaattttatttctatagaaaattttgtcaaaattttatttctatagaaaactattacaaaattttacttctatagaaaattttctcaaaattttatttctatagaaaagtattacaaaattttacttctatagaaaactttgtcaaaattttatttctatagaaaattttctcaaaattttatttctgtagaaagctttgtcaaaattttatttctatagaaaattttgtcaaaattttatttctatagaaaattttgtcaaaattttatttctatagaaaattttgtcataattttatttctatagaaaattttgtaataattttatttctatagaaaattttgtcaaaattttatttctatagaaaattttgtcaacattttatttctatagaaaattttctcaaaattttacttctatagaaaaatttcttaaaattttacgtctatagaaaattttctcaaaattttacttctatagaaaaatttcttaaaattttacgtctatagaaaaatttctttaaattttatttctatagaaaattttctcaaaattttatttctatagaaaagtattacaaaattttacttcgatagaaaattttgtcaaaattttatttctatagaatattttctcaaaacaagaacattttttcaaaattttacttctatagaaactttttccaaaattttatttctatagaaaagtattacaaaatttaatgtctatagaaaattttgtcaaaattttatttctatagaaaattttgtcaaaattttatttctatagaaaattttgtcaaaattttttttctatagaaaattttcccaaaattttatttctatagaaaattttgtcaaaattttgtttctatagaaaattttgtcaaaattttatttctatagaaaattttgtcaaaattttatttctatagaaaattttgtcaaaattttacttctatagaaaattttgtgaaaattttatttctatagaaaattttgtcaaaattttatttctatagaaaattttctcaaaattttacttctatagaaaaatttcttaaaattttacgtctatagaaaattttctcaaaattttacttctatagaaaaatttcttaaaattttacgtctatagaaaaatttctttgaattttatttctatagaaaattttctcaaaattttatttctatagaaaagtattacaaaattttacttctatagaaaattttctcaaaattttattgctatagaacattttttcaaaattttacttctatagaaactttttccaaaattttatttctatagaaaagtattacaaaatttaatgtctatagaaaattttgtcaaaattttatttctatagaaaattttgtcaatattttatttctatagaaaattttgtcaaaattttttttctatagaaaattttccccaaattttatttctatagaaaattttgtcaaaagtttatttctatagaaaattttgtcaaaattttttttctatagaaaattttgtcaaaattttatttctatagaaaattttgtctaaattttgtttctatagaaaattttgtcaaaattttatttttatagaaaattttgtcaaaattttatttctatagaaaattttgtcaaaattttacttctatagaaaattttgtcaaaattttatttctatagaaaattttgtcaaaattttatttctgtagaaagctttgtcaaaattttatttctatagaaaattttgtcaaaactttatttctatagaaaattttgtcataattttatttttatagaaaattttgtcataattttatttctatagaaaattttgtcaaaattttatttctatagaaaattttgtcaaaattttatttctatagaaaattttgtcaaaactttatttctatagaaaattttgtcataattttatttctatagaaaattttgtcataattttatttctatagaaaattttgtcaaaattttatttctatagaaaattttgtcaaaattttatttcttagaaaattttctcaaaattttacttctatagaaaaatttcttaaaattttatttctatagaaaattttctcaaaattttatttctatagataattttctcaaaatgttatttctataaaaaattttctcaaaattttatttctatagaaaattttgtcaaaattttatttctataaaaaattttgtcaaaattttacttatacagaaaattttgtcaaaattgtatttctatagaaaattttgtcaaaattttacttctttagaaaattttgtcaaaattttatttgtatagaaaattttgtcaacattttatttctatattgaaaattttctcaaaattgtatttctatagaaaattttctcaaaattttatttctatagaaaattttttcaaaactttattgctaaagaacattttttttaaattttattgctatagaaaatttcgtccaacttttatttctatagaaaattttgtcaaaattttatttctatagaaagttttgtcaaaattttatttctatagaaaattttgtcaaaattttacttctatagaaaaatttcttaaaattttatttctatagaaaattttctcaaaattttacttctatagaaaattttctcacaattttacttctatagaaaattttctcaaaattttacttctatagaaaattttcttaaaattttatttctacagaaaattttctcaaaattttacttctatagaaaattttctcaaaattttatttctacagaaaattttctcaaaattttatttctatagaaaattttgtcaaaatttgttttctatattgaatattttgtcaacattttatttctatatggaaaattttctcaaaattgtatttctatagaaaattttctcaaaattttatttctattgaaaattttgtccaaattttatttttatagaaaattatgtcaaaattttatttctatcgaaaattttgtcaaaattttatttctatagaaaattttgtcaaaattttatttctatggaaaattttgtcaaaattttatttctattgaaaattttttcaaaattttatttctatagaaaattttgtcataattttatttctataaaaaatttttgttctctaatcccgaaatataaaaggcaaccctggtATAAAACCATAAATGCAATATAATCACATCTCATCtcgttttgttgtgtttttttcttaCCCTTCCCAGGTAATCGTTGTATAAAGAAAATGGATCATCATTGTCCCTGGATTAACCATTGTGTTGGTTGGGCTAATCATGCTTATTTTACATATTTCTTGCTATTTTCTATTATCGGTAGTTTACATGGTGCTGTTATATTGTGCTGTTCATTTTACCGGGGGATACATCGTTATTGGTATCTGTCGCGTGGCTTCATACATTTGGCTACAGTTCAATTTACCATGTATAGTATAATTATGTGCATATTTGCCATGGGTTTAGCGATTGGTGTCGTCATAGCCTTAGGAATGCTTTTATATTTTCAGGTGAGTATTaatgaaatttagaaaattattgtgaATCAACTTTGAAAGTTTTGTTTATGGAAAATGATCTTTGTTCACATTTGTTGGTTAACGTCGTTATACTTGTGCGgtgaattttaatttcaaatgtttACATTTTGTGGTATGGGCCACAAACATATATTATACagcttctggatttataagaatcattttAGTTTAACTTCCAGAGGAGTCCTAAACATTTTAGGCGGGcaagcttaggttaggtggcagcccgatgtattaggctcgcttagactattcagtccattgtgataccacattgttgaacttctctcttatcactgagtgctgcccgattccatgttaagctcaatgacaagggacctcctttttatagccgagtccgaatggcattTCACAatgcagtggaaccacttagagaagttttgaaaccctcagaaacgtcaccagcattactgaggtgagataatccacagctgaaaaactttttggtgttcggtcgaagcaggaattgaacccacgaacttgtgtatgcagGGAGGgcatgcatcacggtggctcccagcggGCAAGAAAATCCGATGAAATAAAGGCcttcatatgatttgaaatctaaattctttaaatttgttcccCCATTATTCGAATGAACACGAGAAGtttgaaataaaactatttCATAACCGAAAAGCTCAGGCCAAATCCAAATAAGATCACATCACCAAGGTTTGTTTTGAAGCACATTGGCGAAGTTTAGGTGAGAACCATCTAAAGACCATTTTAAAATTGGTCAAATCCTGGAGTTTTTTCTACATTGTTATTCTAAAGTTGATTCCAAAATTTCCCTCAATCCTTACATAGTTTATCTGGATctcttttcaattttcaaaagatgAAATCAATACTGAAAAATCAAACTGGAATCGAAATGTGGATTATTGAAAAAGCGATGTATCGTCGTATGCATTATCCGGATTTAGATGAGTTCATCTATCCTTATGATCTGGGATATAAGGAGAATATGAGACAAGTCTTCAAAAACGAAAATGTGGCCAAAGGAATGGGTATTGAATGGCCAGTCATAGAAGGATGCGATCAATATACTTTGACAGTAAGTACAAAACATGTGGTACAAATATTCAAGATAATCCAAAAATTCCTCTCTATCTCTCACCATAAAACAGCGCGAACAGATTGCCCAAAAATGTGAAAAACGTGCCCGAACCCGTACTTATAAATGCATACGCAAAGCTACTGGCAGTTATCTTCCATTATTCTCTCAAGGATTTCGCGTTTGTTTATCTCCACCCTGTACAGATGAACCACGTCTACGATTGGAGCCTGAAGATATAATAAAAGTAACACGTTTCCGCAAACATTGGCTATTCGGCGAACGTGTTGTCACCGAAACACAGCAAAAGGAggctaaattaaataaaaaagctcTAAGAGGTTGGTTTCCACGACGTTGTGCAATTGAATTAATCCAGCCATATCAACCGGATTCTTCGGAGGAAGATGATTATGGCCATGAGATATCTGTGGAAACCCAAACACACATAAatcataataaaacaaaattgaagaCTAGTGCCACTGAGGTTATTTCTCATTCGAATGGTGGTGGAGGTAATCATAGGAGAGTCCAACAGAATGGTCACAATCATAAGAAAATGAAGTGACATAAATGGTCTTGAGGCAGTAACAAAATTAATGGTAAATCCGACAGTCATACCATGAATAGACTTGAATTATGATAAATGAGAATATGTATGTCTTTTATGTAAACTTGTatgtgaatatatttattaagaaaatttttatataaatatatataaaataaaataaattctctAATAGAGATCATATTAACTTAATACGCTAAGATAATTCTGTAatgcaatttttacaataaCGGATCGCCAAGGTAGGCTAGAACATTTAGAAGCTTGTAGTGTCCTATTTCTAGAGTTTTTGGAAAATCTATCCTTCACCATTCTAAAGAATAACAGCTAAACTTGAGAATGGTTCAATACTATTtatcgtaaaaaaaaaatattttgaaaaaaaaatcgcgaaAAATAGTTTCTTTTTAAATCAATACACTTGGAAGATcgacaaattctttaaaaatatagg contains these protein-coding regions:
- the LOC142220480 gene encoding palmitoyltransferase ZDHHC6 — its product is MSAEISSFKRFLHWGPITALGIIKCITLTTLYMNSMWWPPNFSLGGFLNQAIFLMLSSLATFNYVMATLTGPGLLPLKWKPKDPTVTDQLQYCKVCEGYKAPRSHHCRKCNRCIKKMDHHCPWINHCVGWANHAYFTYFLLFSIIGSLHGAVILCCSFYRGIHRYWYLSRGFIHLATVQFTMYSIIMCIFAMGLAIGVVIALGMLLYFQMKSILKNQTGIEMWIIEKAMYRRMHYPDLDEFIYPYDLGYKENMRQVFKNENVAKGMGIEWPVIEGCDQYTLTREQIAQKCEKRARTRTYKCIRKATGSYLPLFSQGFRVCLSPPCTDEPRLRLEPEDIIKVTRFRKHWLFGERVVTETQQKEAKLNKKALRGWFPRRCAIELIQPYQPDSSEEDDYGHEISVETQTHINHNKTKLKTSATEVISHSNGGGGNHRRVQQNGHNHKKMK